In Kineosporia sp. NBRC 101731, the DNA window GGCGTGGCCAACAACAACATCCCGGTCGGGGTGCTCGGCTTCGTCTGCATGCTCGGTGGTACGGCTTATGCCGTTTCCAGTAAGCGCAGAGGGCCAGTAGGCGTTGTCAATGCGGCCGGTGCCGTCCGTCCCCCGGTGAAACGCAAAGCCAGCAAGGGCAGCTTCATGCAGCGCCTTGAGCAGCGCTGGGATCGTCGCAGGGACGAACGCTGA includes these proteins:
- a CDS encoding DUF3040 domain-containing protein; amino-acid sequence: MPLSDNEQRLLEQMERALYAEDPKFASAMRGANRRPGAGRRLAIGGTGIVLGLVVLVFGVANNNIPVGVLGFVCMLGGTAYAVSSKRRGPVGVVNAAGAVRPPVKRKASKGSFMQRLEQRWDRRRDER